One genomic region from Quercus robur chromosome 4, dhQueRobu3.1, whole genome shotgun sequence encodes:
- the LOC126724056 gene encoding clustered mitochondria protein-like, producing the protein MDGQTLTEALHAHGINVSYIGKVADGTKHLPHLWDLCSNEIVVRSAKHILKDVLRDVGDHDIAPAISHFFNCFFGSIQAVGSKVAANNMQSRTHKKDQGGHQSSGKPSKGQGRFNGGASARMN; encoded by the exons ATGGATGGACAAACATTAACTGAAGCACTCCATGCTCATGGAATTAATGTTAGCTATATTGGAAAA gtggctgatgggacaaaaCATTTACCACATTTGTGGGATCTTTGTTCTAATGAGATTGTTGTTAGGTCTGCAAAGCACATCCTCAAG GATGTTTTGAGAGATGTAGGGGATCATGATATTGCGCCAGCTATATCACATTTCTTCAACTGCTTTTTTGGAAGTATTCAAGCTGTTGGCTCAAAAGTTGCTGCCAATAATATGCAGTCCAGAACCCACAAAAAG gaCCAAGGAGGCCATCAATCTTCAGGAAAGCCTTCTAAGGGGCAAGGAAGGTTTAATGGTGGGGCGTCTGCAAGGATGAATTAA